From Daucus carota subsp. sativus chromosome 6, DH1 v3.0, whole genome shotgun sequence, the proteins below share one genomic window:
- the LOC108228059 gene encoding F-box/LRR-repeat MAX2 homolog A, with amino-acid sequence MMAAEAYATTLNDLPDVILSNIIATVSDTRSRNSTSLVCRKWLHLERSTRTRLTLRGNARDLFMVPSCFRSVTHLDISLLSPWGHSLLSISSYSDDPVLIAHLLRQAFPLISSLTVYARTPSTLELLLPHWPRIREIKLVRWHQRPQLPSGSDFVPVFENLVGLERLDLSSFYCWTEDLVPALEAYPGIGLGLKCLNLMNPSFSEGFKGQEVEDITKACPNLRELCVACMFDPRYIGFVGDQSLLAVAANCPNLERLCLSDTTALLNVRADPNEDGVGNEDARIGVGTLIEVFSGLPLLEEFTLDVCNNVRESGPAFEMLHKKCPRLRKLKLGQFQGICMPVESKLDGIALCEGLQELSIRNVADLTDFGLIAIARGCSRLVKFHVQGCKKITVKGMGTLASLLQRTLIDVKISSCKNLGAMSSLKALKPIQDRILRLHIDCVWDSVEQLEDLDRTEFNFDLNRLDEGSFSGHSAEFNNYYSDPASEEPHGKRKKCKYLYDQQYCSYDQIGGVCNGNGYYGKTWDRLQNLSLWISVGELLTPLVEAGLENCPNLEEIHIKVEGDCRDWSKPSSREFGLHTLVQYPKLTKMHLDCGDMLGFAHTAPSGHMDLSLWERFYLYGIGGLSSLTELDYWPPQDRDVNQRSLSLPAAGLLQQCLRLRKLFIHGTAHEHFMNFLLRIPDLRDVQLREDYYPAPENDMSTEMRADSCSRFEDALNGRQISD; translated from the coding sequence ATGATGGCCGCAGAAGCGTACGCAACCACGCTCAACGACCTCCCCGACGTAATCCTATCCAACATCATCGCCACAGTCTCGGACACACGTAGCCGCAATTCAACCTCGTTGGTGTGTCGGAAATGGCTCCACCTGGAACGCTCGACTCGCACACGGCTCACACTTCGAGGCAACGCTCGTGATCTGTTCATGGTCCCGTCGTGCTTTCGATCTGTGACCCATCTCGATATCTCGCTGTTATCTCCATGGGGTCATTCTCTTCTATCGATTTCATCCTACTCTGATGATCCTGTGCTTATTGCTCATTTATTAAGGCAGGCTTTTCCGTTGATTAGTTCGCTTACTGTTTATGCGCGCACGCCCTCAACGCTTGAGCTCTTGTTGCCTCACTGGCCGAGAATTAGGGAGATTAAGCTTGTGAGATGGCATCAGAGGCCTCAGTTGCCATCTGGGTCTGATTTTGTGCCGGTTTTTGAGAATCTTGTGGGTCTCGAGAGGCTTGATTTGTCGAGTTTTTATTGCTGGACTGAGGATCTTGTTCCGGCTCTTGAGGCTTATCCGGGTATTGGGTTGGGCTTGAAgtgtctaaatttgatgaatcCGTCGTTTTCGGAGGGGTTTAAGGGTCAGGAAGTGGAGGATATTACGAAAGCTTGTCCGAATTTGAGGGAGTTGTGTGTTGCGTGTATGTTTGATCCGAGATACATAGGGTTTGTTGGGGATCAGAGTTTGTTAGCGGTGGCTGCTAATTGTCCTAATCTtgagaggttgtgtctttcggATACGACAGCTTTGTTGAATGTTAGGGCGGATCCGAATGAGGATGGTGTGGGTAATGAGGATGCGAGGATTGGCGTGGGGACATTGATTGAGGTGTTCTCGGGTCTTCCATTGTTGGAGGAGTTTACTTTAGATGTTTGTAATAATGTTAGAGAGAGTGGGCCTGCGTTTGAGATGCTTCATAAGAAATGTCCCAGGTTGAGGAAGCTGAAGTTGGGTCAGTTTCAGGGGATTTGTATGCCTGTTGAGTCAAAGTTGGATGGGATTGCGCTTTGTGAAGGGCTTCAGGAGTTGTCGATTAGGAATGTGGCTGACTTGACGGATTTTGGATTGATTGCTATTGCTAGGGGGTGTTCGAGGTTGGTCAAGTTTCATGTACAGGGTTGTAAAAAGATTACTGTGAAAGGGATGGGGACTTTGGCTTCTTTGCTTCAACGGACATTGATCGATGTCAAGATCTCTAGCTGCAAGAATTTAGGTGCTATGTCTTCATTAAAAGCTTTGAAACCAATCCAAGACAGGATTTTGAGACTGCACATTGATTGTGTTTGGGATAGTGTTGAGCAATTAGAGGATCTAGATAGGACTGAGTTTAACTTTGATCTTAATAGGTTGGATGAGGGTTCCTTCTCCGGTCATTCTGCTGAATTTAATAACTATTACAGTGATCCAGCTAGTGAAGAGCCTCATGGCAAAAGGAAAAAGTGCAAGTACTTGTATGATCAGCAGTATTGTAGCTATGATCAAATAGGTGGTGTTTGCAATGGCAATGGTTATTATGGTAAAACTTGGGATAGGCTGCAGAACCTTTCTCTCTGGATATCTGTTGGGGAGCTCTTGACCCCATTAGTGGAAGCAGGTCTTGAAAACTGTCCCAATTTGGAGGAAATACACATCAAAGTTGAGGGAGACTGCAGGGACTGGTCCAAACCATCGAGCCGGGAATTTGGATTGCACACTCTTGTTCAGTACCCTAAGCTGACAAAGATGCATTTGGATTGTGGAGACATGCTAGGTTTTGCGCACACTGCACCATCTGGACACATGGACTTGAGCCTCTGGGAACGATTTTATTTATATGGAATCGGAGGATTGAGTAGTCTCACCGAGCTTGATTATTGGCCACCACAGGATAGGGATGTTAATCAAAGGAGTCTCTCCCTACCAGCAGCTGGATTGCTTCAACAGTGCCTTAGGCTTAGGAAGCTATTTATCCACGGGACAGCTCATGAACATTTTATGAACTTCCTACTCAGAATACCAGACTTGAGGGATGTTCAACTTAGAGAAGATTATTATCCAGCTCCTGAAAACGATATGAGTACAGAGATGAGAGCAGATTCTTGCAGTCGTTTTGAAGATGCACTGAATGGACGTCAAATATCTGATTGA
- the LOC108224736 gene encoding guanylate kinase 2, chloroplastic/mitochondrial encodes MLCRRFYTIFVRTNTYPSIKHHKFTTPFAFLDVKPLNFKPYVPNSLTQKSVSSICSMSGSRRPVSVPIPDVEKADKLELYRALESSLGTPFSSQPFLPNPSPLIIVISGPSGVGKDAVIKRLRQVRQNLHFVVTATSRDMRPGEIDGKDYFFVSKDEFLRMVERNELLEYALVYGDYKGIPKQQIRDYMAQGCDIVLRVDIQGAETLRRILGNSAVFVFLVAESESALVQRLIGRKTETKETLLVRIATAREEVKHVKRFDYVVVNAEGELENSVKLVESIIDAEKAKVQQRRVNI; translated from the coding sequence ATGCTCTGTCGAAGATTCTACACAATTTTTGTCCGTACCAACACCTACCCATCAATTAAACACCACAAATTCACAACCCCATTTGCTTTTCTTGATGTAAAACCCCTCAATTTCAAACCCTATGTCCCCAATTCTCTGACCCAGAAGTCTGTTTCATCAATTTGCAGTATGAGTGGTTCCCGGAGACCGGTATCTGTTCCGATTCCCGATGTTGAGAAAGCTGATAAACTCGAATTGTATCGAGCCCTCGAATCCTCACTAGGTACTCCTTTTAGTTCTCAACCATTTTTACCAAACCCTAGTCCTTTGATTATAGTCATTAGTGGTCCTAGTGGTGTTGGTAAAGATGCTGTCATTAAAAGATTGAGACAAGTGAGGCAGAATTTGCATTTTGTTGTTACAGCAACTAGTAGAGATATGAGACCGGGTGAAATTGATGGGAAAGATTACTTCTTTGTGAGTAAAGATGAGTTTTTGAGAATGGTTGAGAGGAATGAGCTTTTGGAATATGCGTTAGTGTATGGGGATTATAAGGGGATTCCGAAACAGCAGATTCGGGATTATATGGCTCAAGGGTGTGATATTGTGTTGAGGGTTGATATTCAAGGGGCGGAAACGTTGAGAAGGATTCTTGGGAATTCTGCTGTGTTTGTGTTTCTTGTGGCCGAAAGTGAGTCTGCTTTGGTGCAGAGGTTAATTGGTAGGAAGACTGAGACGAAGGAGACATTGCTTGTGAGGATTGCTACTGCTCGTGAGGAGGTCAAGCATGTTAAGAGATTTGATTATGTTGTTGTGAATGCGGAAGGTGAGCTGGAAAATTCGGTCAAGCTGGTGGAGTCGATCATTGATGCAGAAAAGGCTAAAGTGCAGCAGAGGAGGGTCAATATCTAG
- the LOC108224733 gene encoding protein LIGHT-DEPENDENT SHORT HYPOCOTYLS 10 — translation MDRGKEVVEGSSRSGDPPPTPSRYESQKRRDWNTFGQYLRNQRPPLSLQQCNSNHVLEFLRYLDQFGKTKVHMQGCVFYGEPEPPAPCACPLRQAWGSLDALIGRLRAAYEENGGSSETNPFASSAIRVYLREVKECQAKARGIPYKKKKKKSKRDDDSSSASAPHFS, via the coding sequence ATGGATCGAGGCAAAGAAGTGGTGGAGGGATCGTCGAGATCCGGTGATCCCCCGCCCACCCCGAGCCGATACGAGTCACAGAAGCGACGAGACTGGAACACATTCGGCCAGTACTTGAGAAACCAAAGGCCTCCACTTTCATTGCAGCAGTGTAACAGCAACCATGTCCTGGAGTTTCTAAGATACTTGGATCAGTTCGGGAAGACTAAAGTTCATATGCAGGGATGCGTGTTTTACGGAGAGCCCGAGCCTCCCGCGCCTTGTGCGTGTCCTCTTCGACAAGCGTGGGGCAGCCTGGATGCGCTCATCGGACGTCTCAGGGCTGCCTATGAGGAGAATGGAGGATCTTCGGAGACGAATCCGTTTGCGAGCAGTGCAATTCGAGTCTACTTGAGGGAAGTGAAGGAGTGTCAAGCTAAGGCCAGGGGCATTCCttacaagaagaagaaaaagaagagtaAAAGAGACGATGATTCCAGTTCCGCCTCTGCACCACACTTCTCTTGA